The following are from one region of the Melaminivora suipulveris genome:
- a CDS encoding cation diffusion facilitator family transporter, with translation MSDTHNHGAGASESQLKKALALTGTFLIVEVAGGLWSGSLALLSDAAHMLTDVVALAIALLAVRIGRRPADDRRTFGYARFEILAAAFNALLLFAVAGYVLYEAWRRFYEPAEVQSVAMLVVAAAGLVINLVSMRLLSAGRDHSLNVKGAYLEVWADLLGSVGVIAGAVLIWLTGWLWVDTLVAVAIGLWVLPRTWVLLGESAHVLLEGVPRGISLPEVRSALAEHPGVASVHELHVWSLTSGQISLTAHIVNAPQAHPQELLVQLRAMLAERFALHHTTLQVEAQACELAGQEHTFGGAHRGHGHAHGSEQTHEHGHTPDERGAHVH, from the coding sequence ATGTCCGACACGCACAACCACGGCGCAGGCGCCAGCGAATCGCAACTGAAGAAAGCCCTGGCGCTGACGGGCACCTTCCTGATCGTGGAGGTGGCGGGCGGGCTGTGGAGCGGCAGCCTGGCGCTCTTGTCCGACGCCGCGCACATGCTGACCGACGTGGTGGCGCTGGCGATTGCCCTGCTGGCCGTGCGCATCGGCCGGCGCCCGGCGGACGACCGGCGCACCTTCGGATATGCGCGCTTCGAGATCCTGGCCGCGGCTTTCAACGCGCTGCTGCTGTTTGCCGTGGCCGGCTACGTGCTGTACGAGGCCTGGCGGCGCTTTTACGAACCAGCCGAGGTGCAATCCGTGGCCATGCTGGTGGTGGCGGCCGCGGGCCTGGTCATCAACCTGGTCAGCATGCGCCTGCTGTCCGCTGGCCGTGACCACAGCCTGAACGTCAAGGGCGCGTATCTGGAGGTCTGGGCCGACCTGCTGGGCTCGGTCGGCGTGATCGCCGGCGCTGTTCTCATCTGGCTCACTGGCTGGTTGTGGGTGGACACGCTGGTCGCCGTAGCCATCGGCCTGTGGGTGCTGCCGCGCACCTGGGTGCTGCTGGGCGAGAGCGCGCATGTGCTGCTGGAGGGCGTGCCGCGCGGCATCTCGCTGCCCGAGGTGCGCAGCGCCCTGGCCGAACATCCGGGCGTGGCCAGCGTGCACGAGCTGCACGTGTGGAGCCTGACCAGCGGGCAGATCAGCCTGACGGCGCACATCGTGAACGCACCGCAGGCGCACCCGCAGGAGCTGTTGGTGCAGCTGCGCGCAATGCTGGCCGAGCGCTTCGCGCTGCACCACACCACGCTGCAGGTGGAGGCGCAGGCCTGCGAGCTGGCCGGGCAGGAGCACACCTTCGGTGGTGCGCACCGAGGGCATGGACACGCGCACGGCAGCGAACAAACGCACGAGCACGGCCACACTCCGGACGAGCGCGGCGCGCACGTACATTGA
- a CDS encoding VOC family protein → MFSHVMLGASDLDKSRKFYDALLGALGAKPGFTDPKNRTFWRHEGNTFGITKPINGEAACHGNGSTIGFAASSTEQADAAHAAGVAAGGTTCEDPPGWRGDKDAGGMYLAYLRDPGGNKVCLLHRPPKAA, encoded by the coding sequence ATGTTCAGCCACGTCATGCTCGGCGCGAGCGATCTCGACAAATCCCGCAAGTTCTACGACGCCCTGCTGGGCGCGCTGGGCGCCAAGCCCGGCTTCACCGACCCGAAGAACCGCACCTTCTGGCGCCACGAGGGCAACACCTTCGGCATCACCAAGCCGATCAACGGCGAGGCGGCGTGCCACGGCAACGGCAGCACCATCGGCTTTGCCGCCAGCTCGACCGAGCAGGCCGACGCGGCGCACGCAGCCGGCGTGGCCGCGGGCGGCACGACCTGCGAGGACCCGCCCGGCTGGCGCGGCGACAAGGACGCGGGCGGCATGTACCTGGCCTACCTGCGCGACCCCGGCGGCAACAAGGTCTGCCTGCTGCACCGCCCGCCCAAGGCGGCCTGA
- a CDS encoding dodecin family protein, whose protein sequence is MSVAKVIEISSTSSKSFEDAITDGINNACKDVNNVRGAWIKEQKVAVEGGRVTAYRVNMQVTFVEKSA, encoded by the coding sequence ATGAGCGTTGCCAAAGTCATTGAAATCAGTTCCACCAGCTCCAAGAGCTTCGAAGATGCCATCACCGACGGCATCAACAATGCCTGCAAGGACGTGAACAACGTCCGCGGCGCCTGGATCAAGGAGCAGAAGGTAGCGGTGGAGGGCGGCCGCGTCACCGCCTACCGGGTCAACATGCAGGTGACCTTCGTCGAGAAATCCGCCTGA
- a CDS encoding MFS transporter, which produces MSSPSEPHPSTGPAPADSIFRHGGFTAFLAARMVAVVATQVQAVVVAWQVYDLTREPLALAWVGLAQFLPMLGLLLPAGDLIDRFDRRRILAASWSVGALCSALLWWLSGHGASGVAGIYAVLVLYGCTRAFSGPALQSLLPQIVPRGQLAQAIAANSMLMRGAAVGGPLLGGMLYALGGGRLTYAVCCSCFVLGALLLRRVTVAHAGARVQAQGSMVQRFGAGITFIRTRPIILGTISLDLFAVLLGGVVALLPIYAQEVLHVGPAGLGALRSAMAVGEVGMGLLLSVRPISRHVGRTMFAAVAVFGAANLVFALSHWFWLSCLMLAVAGAADMVSVNIRGTLVQFSTPDAMRGRVNAVNMLFIGSSNELGEFRAGTSAAWLGAVPAAVLGGLCTLGVVAAWMKVFPLLRRVDRFEEAARASEAQRQESS; this is translated from the coding sequence ATGTCCTCCCCCTCCGAACCCCACCCTTCCACCGGTCCCGCTCCGGCGGACAGCATCTTTCGTCACGGTGGCTTCACCGCCTTCCTGGCCGCTCGCATGGTGGCCGTGGTGGCCACGCAGGTGCAGGCGGTGGTTGTCGCCTGGCAGGTGTATGACCTGACGCGCGAGCCGCTGGCGCTGGCCTGGGTGGGGCTGGCGCAGTTTCTGCCCATGCTGGGCCTGCTGCTGCCGGCCGGCGACCTGATCGACCGCTTTGACCGCCGCCGCATCCTGGCTGCGAGCTGGTCGGTGGGGGCGCTGTGCAGCGCGCTCTTGTGGTGGCTGTCCGGCCACGGCGCCAGCGGCGTGGCGGGCATCTATGCCGTGCTGGTGCTGTATGGCTGCACGCGCGCGTTCTCGGGGCCGGCGCTGCAAAGCCTGCTGCCGCAGATCGTGCCGCGCGGCCAGCTGGCGCAGGCAATCGCCGCCAACAGCATGCTGATGCGCGGCGCCGCCGTGGGCGGGCCGCTGCTGGGCGGCATGCTGTACGCGCTGGGCGGTGGGCGGCTGACCTATGCGGTGTGCTGCTCCTGCTTCGTGCTGGGCGCGCTGCTGCTGCGCCGCGTGACGGTGGCCCACGCCGGAGCGCGCGTGCAGGCGCAGGGCAGCATGGTGCAGCGCTTCGGCGCCGGCATCACCTTCATCCGCACGCGGCCCATCATCCTGGGCACCATTTCGCTGGATTTGTTTGCCGTGCTGCTGGGCGGCGTGGTGGCGCTGCTTCCCATCTACGCGCAGGAGGTGCTGCACGTGGGCCCCGCCGGCTTGGGCGCGCTGCGCAGCGCCATGGCGGTGGGCGAGGTGGGCATGGGGCTGCTTTTGAGCGTGCGGCCGATCTCGCGCCACGTGGGCCGCACCATGTTCGCTGCGGTGGCGGTGTTCGGCGCGGCCAACCTGGTGTTCGCGCTGTCGCACTGGTTCTGGCTGTCGTGCCTGATGCTGGCCGTAGCCGGCGCCGCCGACATGGTGAGCGTGAACATCCGCGGCACGCTGGTGCAGTTCTCCACGCCGGATGCGATGCGCGGACGCGTGAACGCGGTCAACATGTTATTCATCGGCTCGTCCAACGAACTGGGCGAATTCCGCGCCGGCACCAGCGCGGCGTGGCTGGGCGCGGTGCCGGCGGCGGTGCTGGGCGGGCTGTGCACGCTGGGGGTGGTGGCGGCGTGGATGAAGGTGTTTCCGCTGCTGCGGCGGGTGGATCGGTTTGAGGAGGCGGCGCGGGCGAGTGAGGCGCAGAGGCAGGAGAGCAGTTGA
- a CDS encoding DEAD/DEAH box helicase produces the protein MATLIPSLNSCKPRMTGGERRLAERLEAKLEDDYLLWYDVPVGPRQVHPDFIVLHPSRGLLILEVKDFRLSTIVQADRDRWTILDGATGQPKSIQSPDAQARNYAREVLDTLRRDQRLVHPDGPRKGELVFAWSYGVVLANITRRQFTDAGLAQAVAARRVICSDEMTEGVDAEEFQSRLWEMFPYERYQTLGLPQLDRVRWLLFPQVRVPDQAGLFDDAAEDAQVPDMLRVMDLQQEQLARSLGDGHRVIHGVAGSGKTMILGWRAEHLARANASGKPILVLCYNEPLAVKLAATMTAKGLQERVHCVHFHKWARAQLVAFGLALPPAQLPPDAFFADMVQRVIDGVQRGHVPQGQYLAVLIDEGHDFAPEWLKLVTQMVDPATNSLLVLYDDAQSIYERGRKKNFSFKSVGIQAQGRTSILRINYRNTRQILATAHAMAGGLLTAEDRDDDGVPLVQPVSCGRDGPEPLVIDLPSLPEQAHKVAVLLQGAYADGFAWGDMAVLCRDAKARDLCARTLARRGMPVQNRLGTGDYDPLANAIKLMTMKVSKGLEFPVVALVEGEAGLTPEPEQAAAQARVRYVAATRATHRLAVVRASSL, from the coding sequence ATGGCCACCCTGATCCCCTCGCTGAACTCCTGCAAGCCACGCATGACGGGCGGCGAGCGCCGCCTGGCCGAGCGTCTGGAGGCCAAGCTGGAGGATGACTACCTGCTGTGGTACGACGTGCCCGTCGGCCCGCGCCAGGTGCACCCGGACTTCATCGTGCTGCACCCCAGCCGCGGCCTGTTGATCCTGGAGGTGAAGGACTTTCGCCTGTCCACCATCGTGCAGGCCGACCGGGACCGCTGGACCATCCTGGACGGCGCCACCGGCCAGCCCAAATCCATCCAGTCGCCCGACGCGCAGGCGCGCAACTACGCCCGCGAGGTGCTCGACACCCTGCGCCGCGACCAGCGCCTGGTCCACCCCGACGGCCCGCGCAAGGGCGAGCTGGTCTTTGCCTGGAGCTATGGCGTGGTGCTGGCCAACATCACGCGCAGGCAATTTACCGACGCCGGGCTGGCGCAGGCCGTTGCCGCGCGGCGCGTGATCTGCAGCGACGAAATGACCGAGGGCGTGGACGCCGAGGAATTCCAGAGCCGGCTGTGGGAGATGTTCCCCTACGAGCGCTACCAGACCCTGGGCCTGCCGCAGCTGGACCGCGTGCGCTGGCTGCTCTTTCCGCAGGTGCGCGTGCCCGATCAGGCGGGCCTGTTCGACGACGCCGCCGAGGACGCGCAGGTGCCCGACATGCTGCGCGTGATGGACTTGCAGCAGGAGCAGCTGGCGCGCTCGCTGGGCGATGGCCACCGTGTGATCCACGGCGTGGCCGGCTCGGGCAAGACCATGATCCTGGGCTGGCGCGCCGAGCACCTGGCGCGCGCCAACGCCAGCGGCAAGCCCATCCTGGTGCTCTGCTACAACGAGCCGCTGGCTGTCAAGCTGGCTGCCACCATGACCGCCAAGGGCTTGCAGGAGCGCGTGCACTGCGTGCACTTTCACAAGTGGGCACGCGCGCAGCTGGTGGCCTTCGGGCTGGCGCTGCCGCCCGCGCAGCTGCCGCCCGATGCGTTCTTCGCCGACATGGTGCAGCGCGTGATCGACGGCGTGCAGCGCGGCCACGTACCGCAGGGCCAGTACCTGGCCGTGCTGATCGACGAGGGACACGACTTCGCGCCCGAGTGGCTCAAGCTCGTCACGCAGATGGTGGACCCGGCCACCAACAGCCTGCTGGTGCTGTACGACGACGCGCAAAGCATCTACGAGCGCGGCCGCAAGAAGAACTTCAGCTTCAAGAGCGTGGGCATCCAGGCGCAGGGGCGCACCAGCATCCTGCGCATCAACTACCGCAACACGCGGCAGATCCTCGCGACCGCGCACGCCATGGCCGGCGGCCTGCTGACCGCCGAGGACCGGGACGACGATGGCGTGCCGCTGGTGCAGCCAGTCAGCTGCGGCCGGGACGGCCCCGAGCCCCTGGTCATCGATCTGCCCAGCCTGCCCGAGCAGGCGCACAAGGTGGCCGTGCTGTTGCAGGGCGCCTACGCCGATGGCTTCGCCTGGGGCGACATGGCCGTGCTGTGCCGCGATGCCAAAGCCCGCGACCTGTGCGCCCGCACCCTGGCGCGGCGCGGCATGCCGGTGCAAAACCGCCTGGGCACCGGCGACTACGACCCGCTGGCGAACGCGATCAAGCTGATGACGATGAAAGTCAGCAAGGGGCTGGAGTTTCCGGTGGTGGCGCTGGTGGAGGGCGAGGCCGGCCTCACGCCCGAGCCCGAACAGGCCGCGGCGCAAGCGCGTGTGCGCTATGTGGCGGCGACGCGAGCCACGCACCGACTGGCCGTGGTGCGGGCTTCATCGCTGTAA
- a CDS encoding DNA topoisomerase III → MSKTLVIAEKPSVAQDIVRALTPVAGRFDKHEDHFENERYVVTSAVGHLVEIQAPEEFDVKRGKWSFAHLPVLPPYFDLKPVDKTKSRLNAVVKLARRKDVTELVNACDAGREGELIFRLIEQYAGGAKGGLGKPVRRLWLQSMTPQAIRDGFANLRSDAQMRGLADAARSRSEADWLVGINGTRAMTAFNSQGGGFFLTTVGRVQTPTLSLVVEREEKIRKFVVRDYWEVHAGFAAEAGQYLGKWFDPQWKKSDDPEARADRLWVQADAQRIADAVRGKPATVTEEAKPTTQASPLLFDLTSLQREANGRFGFSAKTTLALAQSLYERHKALTYPRTDSRALPEDYLPVAKNTMAMLATSGMRHLEPFAQQALDEGYVRPSKKVFDNSKVSDHFAIIPTTQAPSGLSEAEQKLYDLVVRRFLAVFFPSAEYLVTTRISRVEGHSFRTDGKVLVKPGWLAIYGKEAAIDAEGGKDGDKGQPLVAVRPGECPLAETVEPKGLKTKPPARYSEATLLGAMESAGKQVEDEELRSAMQEKGLGTPATRAATIEGLLTEKYMLREGRELIPTAKAFQLMTLLRGLGVHELSRAELTGEWEYKLAQMERGELARDAFMQQIQAMTEKIVRKAKEYDRDSIPGDYATLASPCPNCGGVVKENYRRYVCTGANGAGEGCGFSFTKSPAGRTFETAEAESLLRERRIGPLEGFRSKAGWPFTAEVAIVRDEEAGNYKLEFDFGDDAAAGEGAGELVDFSGQESLGPCPVCGAPVYEHGSNYVCSRAVPTAQQPAPSCTFKSGKIILQQPVERAQMHKLLATGKTDLLDKFVSMRTRRPFKAHLAWDAAAGKVNFEFEQREGKYPARKTAAAPASKKVAASAARTPTNTQKTSKPAAKKAAATKAPRKPSTAAGKAPSAQLAAVIGPEPVPRTEAMKKTWDYIKAHNLQDPQDKRSINADDKLRAVFGKDRVGMFELAGILGKHLGGEG, encoded by the coding sequence ATGAGCAAGACTCTGGTAATCGCAGAAAAGCCCTCGGTGGCACAGGACATCGTGCGCGCCCTCACGCCCGTGGCGGGCAGGTTCGACAAGCACGAGGATCATTTTGAAAACGAGCGCTACGTGGTCACGAGCGCCGTGGGCCACCTGGTGGAAATCCAGGCGCCCGAGGAATTCGACGTCAAGCGCGGCAAGTGGAGCTTTGCCCACCTGCCCGTCCTCCCCCCGTACTTCGACTTGAAGCCCGTGGACAAGACCAAGAGCCGCCTGAACGCGGTCGTCAAGCTCGCCAGGCGCAAGGACGTGACGGAACTGGTCAACGCCTGCGACGCGGGGCGCGAGGGCGAGCTGATCTTCCGCCTGATCGAGCAGTACGCCGGCGGCGCCAAGGGGGGGCTTGGCAAACCCGTGCGCCGCCTGTGGCTGCAAAGCATGACGCCCCAGGCCATCCGCGACGGCTTTGCGAATTTGCGCAGCGACGCGCAGATGCGCGGCCTGGCCGACGCCGCGCGCAGCAGGAGCGAAGCCGACTGGCTGGTGGGCATCAACGGCACGCGCGCCATGACGGCGTTCAACTCGCAGGGCGGCGGGTTCTTTTTGACCACCGTGGGCCGGGTGCAGACGCCCACGCTGTCGCTGGTGGTGGAGCGCGAAGAAAAGATCCGCAAGTTCGTCGTGCGCGACTACTGGGAGGTGCACGCCGGCTTTGCTGCCGAGGCCGGCCAGTACCTGGGCAAGTGGTTCGACCCGCAATGGAAGAAAAGCGACGACCCGGAAGCCCGCGCCGACCGGCTGTGGGTGCAGGCCGACGCGCAGCGCATCGCCGACGCCGTGCGCGGCAAGCCGGCCACCGTCACCGAAGAGGCCAAGCCCACCACGCAGGCCTCGCCTCTGCTGTTCGATTTGACCAGCCTGCAGCGCGAGGCCAACGGGCGCTTCGGCTTCTCGGCCAAGACCACGCTGGCGCTGGCGCAAAGCCTGTACGAGCGGCACAAGGCGCTGACTTACCCGCGTACCGATTCGCGCGCCCTGCCCGAGGACTACCTGCCCGTGGCCAAGAACACCATGGCCATGCTGGCCACCAGCGGCATGCGCCACCTGGAGCCGTTCGCCCAGCAGGCGCTGGACGAGGGCTACGTGCGCCCGTCCAAGAAGGTCTTCGACAACAGCAAGGTCAGCGACCACTTCGCCATCATCCCCACCACGCAGGCGCCCAGCGGCCTGTCCGAGGCCGAGCAAAAGCTCTACGACCTGGTGGTGCGGCGCTTTTTGGCGGTGTTCTTCCCCAGTGCCGAATACCTGGTCACCACGCGCATCAGCCGCGTGGAGGGGCACTCTTTCCGCACCGACGGCAAGGTGCTGGTCAAGCCCGGCTGGCTGGCGATCTACGGCAAGGAGGCAGCCATTGATGCCGAAGGCGGCAAGGACGGTGACAAGGGCCAGCCGCTGGTGGCAGTGCGCCCCGGCGAGTGCCCGCTGGCCGAGACGGTGGAGCCCAAGGGCCTGAAGACCAAACCCCCCGCCCGCTACTCCGAAGCCACGCTGCTGGGCGCCATGGAGAGCGCCGGCAAGCAGGTGGAAGACGAGGAACTGCGCAGCGCCATGCAGGAAAAGGGCCTGGGCACGCCCGCCACGCGCGCCGCCACCATCGAAGGGCTTCTTACCGAGAAATACATGCTGCGCGAGGGCCGCGAGCTGATCCCCACGGCCAAGGCCTTCCAGCTGATGACGCTGCTGCGCGGCCTGGGCGTGCACGAGCTGTCGCGCGCCGAGCTCACCGGCGAGTGGGAATACAAGCTGGCGCAGATGGAGCGCGGCGAGCTGGCCCGCGACGCCTTCATGCAGCAGATCCAGGCGATGACGGAAAAGATCGTCCGAAAGGCCAAGGAATACGACCGCGACAGCATCCCCGGCGACTACGCCACGCTGGCTTCGCCCTGCCCGAACTGCGGCGGCGTGGTGAAGGAAAACTACCGCCGCTATGTCTGCACGGGCGCGAATGGCGCCGGCGAGGGCTGCGGCTTCTCGTTCACCAAGTCGCCCGCCGGGCGCACCTTCGAGACGGCTGAAGCCGAAAGCCTGCTGCGCGAGCGCCGCATCGGCCCGCTGGAGGGCTTCCGCTCCAAGGCCGGCTGGCCGTTCACGGCCGAGGTGGCCATCGTGCGCGACGAGGAAGCGGGCAACTACAAGCTGGAGTTCGATTTCGGCGACGACGCGGCAGCCGGTGAGGGCGCTGGCGAGCTGGTGGATTTCAGCGGCCAGGAAAGCCTGGGCCCGTGCCCCGTCTGCGGCGCGCCGGTGTACGAGCACGGCAGCAACTACGTCTGCAGTCGCGCCGTGCCCACGGCCCAGCAGCCGGCGCCGTCATGCACCTTCAAGAGCGGCAAGATCATCCTGCAGCAGCCCGTGGAGCGCGCGCAGATGCACAAGCTGCTGGCCACCGGCAAGACCGACTTGCTGGACAAGTTCGTCAGCATGCGCACGCGCCGCCCGTTCAAGGCCCACCTGGCCTGGGACGCCGCCGCCGGCAAGGTCAACTTTGAGTTCGAGCAGCGCGAGGGCAAGTACCCAGCGCGCAAGACCGCCGCAGCTCCTGCTAGCAAAAAAGTAGCTGCCAGCGCAGCAAGGACGCCGACAAACACCCAAAAAACCTCCAAACCGGCCGCAAAGAAGGCCGCCGCCACCAAAGCCCCGCGCAAGCCCAGCACGGCCGCCGGCAAGGCGCCCAGCGCCCAGCTCGCCGCCGTGATCGGCCCGGAGCCCGTACCCCGCACCGAGGCCATGAAGAAAACCTGGGACTACATCAAGGCCCACAACCTGCAGGACCCGCAGGACAAGCGCAGCATCAATGCCGACGACAAGCTGCGCGCCGTCTTCGGCAAGGACCGGGTGGGCATGTTCGAGCTGGCGGGCATCCTGGGCAAGCACCTGGGGGGCGAAGGATGA
- a CDS encoding SET domain-containing protein, whose product MPAKPSAPKKPADGRRIQTRRSGVHGKGVFAVQAIAEGEVIIEYTGEVISWDEAQARHPHDAKQPNHTFYFHVDEDHVIDAKFGGNSSRWINHSCDPNCWADEQDGRIFITALRNIAAGEELNYDYGLTTSERYTKKLKAEYPCWCGAAHCRGTLLAPKRGWSPPGPRA is encoded by the coding sequence ATGCCCGCCAAGCCATCAGCCCCCAAAAAGCCCGCCGACGGGCGGCGCATCCAGACCCGGCGCTCGGGCGTGCATGGCAAGGGCGTGTTCGCCGTGCAGGCCATCGCCGAGGGCGAGGTCATCATCGAGTACACGGGCGAGGTCATCAGCTGGGACGAAGCCCAGGCGCGCCACCCGCACGACGCCAAGCAGCCCAACCACACGTTTTATTTCCACGTCGATGAAGACCACGTCATCGACGCAAAGTTCGGCGGCAACTCCTCGCGCTGGATCAACCACAGCTGCGACCCCAACTGCTGGGCCGACGAGCAGGATGGCCGCATCTTCATCACCGCGCTGCGCAATATCGCCGCCGGCGAAGAGCTGAACTACGACTACGGCCTGACCACCTCCGAGCGCTACACCAAGAAGCTCAAGGCCGAATACCCCTGCTGGTGCGGCGCGGCCCACTGCCGCGGCACGCTGCTGGCGCCCAAGCGCGGCTGGTCGCCGCCCGGCCCGCGCGCATAA